The DNA window GAGGCCGACCAGCCCGAGCGTGCTGCCGGCGAGATCGGTGCCGACGGTCTGCTGCCACCAACCGTCCCGCAGCGCTTGGTCCTCGCGCGGGATGTTCCGGGTCAGGCTGAGGATCAGCCCCCACGCGATCTCGATCGTCGCCGCGCCGCTGCCGGGCGTGCCGCAGACGGTGATGCCGAGCTCTTGGGCGGCGGCGAGGTCGATCGACGCGTTCCGCATGCCGGTGGTGACGACCAGCTCGAGCTTCGGCAGTCGCTCGAGGACGGTGCGCGGGAGCGGCGTACGTTCGCGCATCACGACCACGGCCTCGAAGTCCGCGAGCCGCTCGACCAGCTCGTCGCCGGTGACGTGGTCGTGGAAGAACCGCACGTCAGGCGGCCACTCGGCCAGCCCCTCGGCGACGGTCTGGTAGTCATCGAGCACGGCAACTGTCAGCACGCTGCCATTCCTACCGCATGCGGGGACCCGGCGTTTGAATGAAGGGCACCTTCATTCAATAGGTTCGTATGAAGGTGCCCTTCATTCAAAAGAGGGGCCGGAGGTCAGCCCTTGACGGAGCCCATGGTGAGGTTGTCGAGGATGTGCTTTCGGCCGGCGATGAACAGGATGATGATCGGCACGGTGACGAGGAAGGAGCCGGCGAGGATCATGCCGTACTCCGTCGCGTAGAAGCCGACCAGATTCGCCAAGCCCACCGGGTACGTCTGCCGTTCGGGACTCCGCAGCACGATCGAGGGCCAGAGGAAGTCGTTCCACGAACCGAGGAACGTCAACACCGCCAGCACCGAGAGCGCACCCCGAGCCAGCGGCACGCCCATCGTGAGGAAGATGCGGAACTCCGACGCCCCGTCGATGCGCGCCGCCTGGACCATTTCGTCCGGTACCGCGAGCATCGCCTGCCGTATGAAGAACGCCCCGAACGCCGAAGCGCCGCTCGGCAGGATCACCCCCTGGAACGTGTCCAGCCACTGCAGCGACACCATCATCGTGAACAGCGGCACCAGCGCCACCTGCACCGGCAGCGTCAAGGTCGTCAGCAGCACGATGAACAGCACGTTCCGCAACGGGAACTCGTACTTCGCGAACCCCCACCCCACCGACGCCGACACCGCGACCACCAGCAGCGTGGTGAGGAACGAGATCACGAACGAGTTGCCGACCTGCCGCCCGAACGGGATCAGCTCGTCGCTGAACAGCCGGGTGAAGTGCTCCCACGTCGGCACCCGCGGGAGCAGGCGCAGCGGCAGCTCGAAGATCTCGCCCGGCTTCTTAAGCGAGCCGGTCGCGAGGTAGACGTAGGGCAGCGCGGTGACGGCGACCGCGGCGAGGAGGGTGAGGTGGGCGGCGATCCGCGCCAGGGTCCACCGACGACCTGCCGCCGGTTCGCCATGCGGGGCAGGCGGAACGCCGGACGAAGCGCGGGCCGGGTCCTTCACGGAGGTGCTCACGAAGCCTCCTTCCGGAAGAAGCCCTGCGCCCACATCTGCAGCACGCTGAGCGCGATGATGATCAACGTGATCGCGTAGCCGATCGCTGCGCCGTAGCCGAGGTCGAGGTTGGTGAACGCGGTCTGGTACAGGAACATCGTCAGCGTGTAGCCGGCGCGGCCCGGGCCGCCGTTGTCGCCGACGAGCGCGACAGGTTGGGCGAACAGCTGGTACGAGCCGATGATCGCGAACGTGATCACGAAGACCATCGTGGGCCGGAGCAGCGGCAGCGTGATGTAGCGGAACCGCTGCCACGCGTTCGCACCGTCGACGGTCGCGGCCTCGTGCAGCCCGGGGTCCCGGTTCTGCAGACCGACCATGAAGTACAGCGCGTTCAGGCCGGTGTACTGCCAGATCCCGAGGATGATGATGCTCGGCATGATCAGATGTGGGTCGGAAAGCCAAGCTAGCTTGGGTAAACCGAGCGGCGCGAGCAGCCAGTTGTTCAGCAGCCCGTACTCCTGGTCGAACACCAGCCGGAAGACGATCGCGACGACGATGCCGGAGATCGCGTTCGGCAGGAAGAACGAGAGCCGGAAGAACTCCCGCAGCAGCAGGCCTCTCGTGCGCAGCAACAGCGCGAGGCTCAGCGCGAGCGGCACGATCAGCAGGATGCTGCCGAGCGCGTAGTACGTCGTGTTGAACAGGCCGGTGTAGAAGTTCGGGTCCGAGATCAGCGTGCGGTAGTTGTCGAGGCCCGCGAACGTGGCGGAGGTGTCGACTCCTCGTTCGGTCGTGAAGCTCATCTGCAGCGAGCGCAGCGTCGGCAGGCCGAAGAACACGCCGAACAGCAAGAAGAACGGCGCGATGAAGAAGTACGGGGTCCAGCGCGGCTTGATGCGGCTGCGCGTACGTCGTTCAGCCAACGGTGCCACCCCTTTCCTGCTTCGCCCGGACGACGTCGGCGGCACGGCCGAACACCTCCTGCGGTGTCGCCCGGCGCTGGTAGACGTCGAGGATGTACGGCGACAGCTCCTGCCCGATGAGCTGCGGGCGGTACGGACTCTGGTACTCCGGCGGAACGTCCTTGCCCAGTTGGGAATACAGCTCACCGATGTCCTGACCGGCGAAGAACGGGATCGGGTCGTGCATCGCGGGATCGTCCCAGGCGGGGATGAACGGCGGGTACAGGTTGATCGCCTTGTAGCGCGCGACCACGGCAGGAACGCGGAGCATCGCGAACTCCATGAACTGCCACGCCAGCTCTTGCTTCTTGCTGGTCTTCAGGATCGTGAGCCCGGTGCCGCCCGCGCAACTGACCCGGCGGCCACCAGGCTCGAACGCGGGCAGCGGGCACGCGGCCCACTTGCCCACGAAGTCGTCGGCGGTGCTGGCGATCGTGCCCGCGTACCAGTCCGGAACGTACAGCGAGGTGAGGCGCCCGGCGCGGAACTCCGCCCACACCGCGGGCGTCGCGCCGTCGGTGAGCCAGCCGGGCGGCGTCGCGAAGACGCCCTTGCGTTCCTGGTCGAGCATCCAGTTCATCGTGTCGATGGAGAGCTCGCCGTCGATCGCGACGTTGCCGTCGGCGTCGAAGTAGTCGCCGCCGCGCTGGCGCAGCACCCAGTCGTGCGTCGGGATCGGGAGCGCTCGCGTGCCGGGCGGCAGCACCTCGAGTGCCGCGGCGCTGAACTCGTCCCAGGTCTCCAGCGTGCCCGGATCGACGCCGGCCTTCTCCCAGGGCTCGCGGAGGTAGAACAGCGTGACCGGAGTGAGTGCGTGCTCGATCCCGTACGCGGCGCCCTGCCAGCTGTAGAGCGCTTGCCTGGCCTCGACGAGCTGCTTGTCGTACCCCTTCTCGCGCAGCGTCGAGGTGAGGTCGACGAACGGCACCGAACGGCCGATCAGGAAGCTGCCGAACGAGCCCTGCTCGATGTCGCACAGATCGGGCGCGTTGAGGCCGCCGGCCTTGAGATTGATCAACAGCTGTTCGAAGATCGTGCCGCCGGCGATCAGGCTGACCTTGACCTTGCGGCCGGTCTGCTGCTCGAACTCCTTGGCCATCTGCTCGAACCAGCCGGCATGGGTGGAGGCGAACGTCCACAGCTCCAGGTCGGCGCCGGACGACGCCGCGGTGGGTTGCGTACAACCGGCTGCCGCTGCACCGATGGCCACGCCGGCCGCGCCCTTCAGGAGGGCACGCCTGTCGAATCGCGGTGTGGGCTGGCTCACACTAGCCCAGCATTCTCAGGTATGCCGGATCAAGCCATGTCCAGGCCGCGCCAGAAACCTATCCGATCCTGACATTGAATTGGCCTCGGGATTTCAGGTGCTAGTGGGCGAGAGTGGCCTGGGAAAGCCGGACGTGTCTGTCCTGCTGAGGAGACTTGGGGTGAGGTGTCGTGGTCGCCTCACCTGGCCAGTGGCCGCTCTACCTGGCGTCCACCCCACGTAAAGGGGCCAATGACCATGTAAACAGGATCAATGTCCCCAGGGCGCGGGCGGGACCGGTCGAACCAACCGCCGGACGAAAGGTCGAGGCTAGAGCGTCTTGTAGTAGATCAGCTCGCCGGACTCGCCCGGCGCGGAACCCTCGCTCGGGACGAACAGCGTGACGAGGATGGCTGGTTGACCGTTCGGTGCTCTGAGTGAAGTGATCGTGGGGTTGGCGAACGCGGTACTCCCGCCGTCAGTGCGGATCGTGGTCTGGTCGGCGTTGCCGGTCTGGTAGTCGTAGACGAACGTACGCCACGAGCCGAAGTCGCCCTTGACGAACTGGCCCTCGAACAGGCCGAAGCTGAAGCCCTGGTAGAAGATCTGGTCCCGGTCCCCGATGTTGCCACCGACTCCCCAGTGCAGCATGGCGTTGTCGACGTTGGGCTGGGCGCTCGTGGACCAGGAGTTGAAGTTGGTGAGGCGGCCGCGCTGCTGGCGGTCGCGGTCGCAGTTCCACCAGTAGTGCGCGCCGATGTCGATCACCGAGTGGTCGATGTCGGGGGAGAGCGTGACGGAGTAGATGTTCGGGGTGCCTTCCGCGCAAGACGAAAGCCTACGGGGCGCGTCGAAGCTACGGGCGACGCTGCCGGCGAGGAGCGCGTTCTTGTCGGCGTAGTAGCGGAACGCGAGGTGGTTGTTGCCGCCGCCGGGATTCTCCTGCTCCCAGGCGAGAACGAAGCCGCCGTTGCTGGCTTGGACGATCGTAGGCTGGCTCGCGGGACCGGTGACGCTGCCGGCGAGCTCGCGGACCCAGTGCCAGTTGAGCAGGTCGGTGGAGGTGGCGAGGTTGACCTTGAACGCGCCGTTGCTCAGGTGGTGGTAGACGGCGAGGTAGCCGCCGGAGCTGTCCTGGATGATCTTCGCGGTGTCCATCACATGGCCCGCGTCGTCGCGCGCGTTGTAGCGCTTTGCCGTTGCTTGGTTGACGTTCTCCACGATCGCCCGCAGCTCGGCTCGTGCCTGGTCCGACGGCGCCGCCTGCGCGGGCGTCGCCGTCAAAGCCATCGCCGTTGCCAACCCGAGCGTGGTGAGTACGCGTCCGAACCTGGCCATCGCGAGCCTCCCGTCACCGGCATCAGGACGGGAGTCAGGCTAATCCTTAGTGCGACTCGCGGGGAACCTTGTGGCCACGACTGCCCTGCAGGAAGTCGAAGTCCGCGCCCTGCGGAGCCTGCAGCACGTGCTCGACGTACAGCCAGGCATAGCCGCTGGTGTACTCCGGGTCCTTCGGCTTCCAGGCGGCCCGGCGACGCTCGATCTCCTCGTCGCTCACGTTCATCATGATGCTCCGCGCGGCCACATCGAGCGTCACCGTGTCGCCCGTACGGACCAAGGCCAGCGGACCGCCGAGCGCCGCTTCGGGGGCGACGTGCAGCACGACGGTGCCGTATCCGGTGCCGCTCATCCGGCCGTCGCAGATGCGGACCATGTCGGTGACGCCGGCCTTCAACAGCTTGGTGGGGATGGGCACGTTCGACACCTCGGGCATGCCGGGGTAGCCCTTCGGCCCTGCGTACCGGATCACCAGCACATCGGAGGGATCGACGTCCATGTCGGGGTCGTCGCAGACCGCGTGGTACTCCTCCGGCGAGTCGAACACCAGCGCGCGACCGGTGTGCTGCAGCAGCTCCGGCGTCGCGGCGGACTGCTTGATCACGGCGCCGTTCGGCGCCAGATTCCCATGCAGGATTGCCGTTCCGGTGCCCGCGTCCTGGTACGGCTCGGTGAACGTACGGATCACCTCACTGTTCCAGCACTCCGCGTCGGCGACGTTCGCTCCGATGCTCTGGCCGGTCACGGTGATCTGCTCGGTGTGGAGGAAGCCGGCGTCGGCGAGCTCCTTGTGCACGACGGGAAGCCCACCGGCGTAGCAGAAGTCCTCCATCAGGAACCGGCCGGACGGCATCAGGTCGACGAGCGTCGGGATGGGCCGCGCGAGCTCGTCGAAGTCGTTCAGCTCGAGCTCGACGCCAAGCCGGCCTGCGATCGCGAGCAGGTGGATGATCGCGTTCGTGCTGCCGCCGATCGCGGCGTTCGTACGGATCGCGTTCTCGAACGCCGCGCGCGTCATGATCTGGCTCGGACGGAGATCCTCGTTGACCAGCTCGACGATGCGCTTGCCGGCTCGTTCCGCGGTCTCGTACCGACGCGCGTCCACGGCCGGCCAGGTCGCGCTGCCCGGCAGCTGCATGCCGAGCGCCTCGGCCATGCAAGCCATGGTTGACGCGGTGCCCATCGTCATGCAGTGGCCGTTCGACCGGGACATGCAACCCTCGGCGTACGTGAGGTCCGCCTCGGTCATCACGCCGGTCTTGAGGTCCTCCTCGAACTTCCACACGTGCGTGCCGGAGCCGACGTCCTGGCCCTTGTACTTGCCGTTCAGCATCGGCCCGCCGGTGACCATGATCGCCGGGATGTCGACGGACGCGGCGCCCATCAGCAGGCCGGGCGTGGTCTTGTCGCAGCCGCTGAGGAGAACGACGCCGTCGAGCGGGTTGGAGCGGATGAGCTCCTCGGACTCCATCGCCAGCAGGTTGCGGTAGAACATCGCGGTCGGACGCATCAGCGTCTCGCCGGTCGCCAGCGCCGGGAACTCGAGCGGGAACGCGCCCATCTGCCACACGCCACGCTTGACGGCCTCGGCGACCCGGTGCAGGTGGGCGTTGCAGGGAGCGAGCTCCGACCAGGTGGTCGCGATGCCGATCACCGGCCGCCCGTCGAACACGTCGGGGCCGAACCCCTGGTTACGCATCCACGACCGGTGCGCCATCCCCGATCGTCCAGTGGCGCCGAACCACGCGTGGCTACGACGAGGAGTCAGGTTCTTCACAGCCATGCCGCTCAGCATAGACATCAGACGAATCCCCGCGCGCCGCTGTCAGGTTGTGGCCGGGCGGTGGTGCCGGGCCGCCCGGCCACAACCTTCGACAGATCTAGTAAACGGTGACCCCGTACGCCTGCGCGGCCTCGGTGACCGGCTGGAAGAACGTCGTCCCGCCGGAGCTGCAGTTTCCACTGCCGCCCGAGGTCAGTCCGATCGCCTTGTTGCCGTCGTACAGCGGACCGCCGGAGTCGCCGGGCTCGGCGCAGACCGTGGTCTGGATCAGCCCGCCGACGATGTCGCCGCCGCCGTAGTTGACCGTGGCGTTGAGGCCGGTGACCGTACCGCTGTGGGTGCCGGTGGTCGAGCCGGTACGGGTGACGTTCTCACCGACGAACGCGTCCGCCGCGACGTAGCCGCCGGGGTGGTCGAGCGCGGGGTTGTCGTAGCGCACGAGCGCGTAGTCGTCGCCGGGGAAGCTGTAGTCGACCGTGGGGCCGATCACAGTGGTCTCGCCCGGGTCGGCGTACCAGGTGCTCACGACCTCGCCGCAGTGTCCGGCGGTGAGGAAGTAGTACGTGCTGCCCTGCTGGACGTTGAAGCCGAGCGAGCATCGATATCCGTTGCCGTGGATGGCGTCCCCGGCCGCGAGCAACGGCTTGAACTCGCCCTTCGTACGCTTGATGGTGAGCTTG is part of the Tenggerimyces flavus genome and encodes:
- a CDS encoding carbohydrate ABC transporter permease translates to MSTSVKDPARASSGVPPAPHGEPAAGRRWTLARIAAHLTLLAAVAVTALPYVYLATGSLKKPGEIFELPLRLLPRVPTWEHFTRLFSDELIPFGRQVGNSFVISFLTTLLVVAVSASVGWGFAKYEFPLRNVLFIVLLTTLTLPVQVALVPLFTMMVSLQWLDTFQGVILPSGASAFGAFFIRQAMLAVPDEMVQAARIDGASEFRIFLTMGVPLARGALSVLAVLTFLGSWNDFLWPSIVLRSPERQTYPVGLANLVGFYATEYGMILAGSFLVTVPIIILFIAGRKHILDNLTMGSVKG
- a CDS encoding carbohydrate ABC transporter permease produces the protein MAERRTRSRIKPRWTPYFFIAPFFLLFGVFFGLPTLRSLQMSFTTERGVDTSATFAGLDNYRTLISDPNFYTGLFNTTYYALGSILLIVPLALSLALLLRTRGLLLREFFRLSFFLPNAISGIVVAIVFRLVFDQEYGLLNNWLLAPLGLPKLAWLSDPHLIMPSIIILGIWQYTGLNALYFMVGLQNRDPGLHEAATVDGANAWQRFRYITLPLLRPTMVFVITFAIIGSYQLFAQPVALVGDNGGPGRAGYTLTMFLYQTAFTNLDLGYGAAIGYAITLIIIALSVLQMWAQGFFRKEAS
- a CDS encoding ABC transporter substrate-binding protein; this encodes MAIGAAAAGCTQPTAASSGADLELWTFASTHAGWFEQMAKEFEQQTGRKVKVSLIAGGTIFEQLLINLKAGGLNAPDLCDIEQGSFGSFLIGRSVPFVDLTSTLREKGYDKQLVEARQALYSWQGAAYGIEHALTPVTLFYLREPWEKAGVDPGTLETWDEFSAAALEVLPPGTRALPIPTHDWVLRQRGGDYFDADGNVAIDGELSIDTMNWMLDQERKGVFATPPGWLTDGATPAVWAEFRAGRLTSLYVPDWYAGTIASTADDFVGKWAACPLPAFEPGGRRVSCAGGTGLTILKTSKKQELAWQFMEFAMLRVPAVVARYKAINLYPPFIPAWDDPAMHDPIPFFAGQDIGELYSQLGKDVPPEYQSPYRPQLIGQELSPYILDVYQRRATPQEVFGRAADVVRAKQERGGTVG
- a CDS encoding IlvD/Edd family dehydratase, which produces MAVKNLTPRRSHAWFGATGRSGMAHRSWMRNQGFGPDVFDGRPVIGIATTWSELAPCNAHLHRVAEAVKRGVWQMGAFPLEFPALATGETLMRPTAMFYRNLLAMESEELIRSNPLDGVVLLSGCDKTTPGLLMGAASVDIPAIMVTGGPMLNGKYKGQDVGSGTHVWKFEEDLKTGVMTEADLTYAEGCMSRSNGHCMTMGTASTMACMAEALGMQLPGSATWPAVDARRYETAERAGKRIVELVNEDLRPSQIMTRAAFENAIRTNAAIGGSTNAIIHLLAIAGRLGVELELNDFDELARPIPTLVDLMPSGRFLMEDFCYAGGLPVVHKELADAGFLHTEQITVTGQSIGANVADAECWNSEVIRTFTEPYQDAGTGTAILHGNLAPNGAVIKQSAATPELLQHTGRALVFDSPEEYHAVCDDPDMDVDPSDVLVIRYAGPKGYPGMPEVSNVPIPTKLLKAGVTDMVRICDGRMSGTGYGTVVLHVAPEAALGGPLALVRTGDTVTLDVAARSIMMNVSDEEIERRRAAWKPKDPEYTSGYAWLYVEHVLQAPQGADFDFLQGSRGHKVPRESH
- a CDS encoding S1 family peptidase; translation: MRDIQASFRHRITKTARFLVVAVGVVAASSVAGAAHAAPPAEDAASTLTSVNAAVGKSDVEGIAWFNDAKSGKVVVTADSTVTAEEIAEVKRSAGDDADKLTIKRTKGEFKPLLAAGDAIHGNGYRCSLGFNVQQGSTYYFLTAGHCGEVVSTWYADPGETTVIGPTVDYSFPGDDYALVRYDNPALDHPGGYVAADAFVGENVTRTGSTTGTHSGTVTGLNATVNYGGGDIVGGLIQTTVCAEPGDSGGPLYDGNKAIGLTSGGSGNCSSGGTTFFQPVTEAAQAYGVTVY